One window of the Chelonoidis abingdonii isolate Lonesome George chromosome 3, CheloAbing_2.0, whole genome shotgun sequence genome contains the following:
- the LBH gene encoding protein LBH codes for MSVFFPIHCPDYLRSAEMTEVMMSATSMDEIGLSPRKDGLSYQIFPDPSDFDRYCKLKDRLPSIVVEPTEGDVESGELRWPPEEFLVQEEEEENHEEAKKENKEQ; via the exons ATGTCTGTATTTTTCCCCATTCACTG CCCTGATTATCTGAGATCAGCTGAAATGACTGAGGTGATGATGAGTGCTACATCTATGGATGAAATCGGGCTAAGCCCCCGCAAGGATGGCCTATCATATCAG atttttccTGACCCCTCAGACTTTGACCGTTACTGTAAGCTGAAGGACCGCCTGCCTTCCATTGTGGTGGAGCCAACAGAGGGGGATGTGGAGAGCGGGGAGCTGAGATGGCCACCTGAGGAATTCCTcgtccaggaggaggaggaagaaaaccatgaagaagcaaagaaagagaacaaagagCAATAA